Proteins encoded within one genomic window of Anastrepha ludens isolate Willacy chromosome 4, idAnaLude1.1, whole genome shotgun sequence:
- the LOC128861063 gene encoding oocyte zinc finger protein XlCOF6-like encodes MEPCENISNEEKVCRLCGEMQRNMMQLSEDDNRDIICLVERTLGFINIKFSANSPLPMWLCVACHLDAESTENFLLMVEDGQRKFQQRMQEYSETIEKPSKHSKSEGFKCSENSSEINSELDNETTLGHKAQTDIETSETTQPLSKYPKRVRRKTRRFPCDPTPDLEWEQDTLGFETASKGSNSEEVSTGTLITIKPIAELRSANGASLAEIIAVNSEAPHATPADSEIRLICEYCKEVFTKQSQFLKHLRSHNESIYECTECTINFETLTELKQHQTRMGHKGMTILAKNKTTNNKTNQEKELTGEKSDATINIVVDDEGHITSIASDVNGRAEVKDYGSNSVAIAVEHVEQDGTDLSHKRNAFRCLKCNKLYPTRYSVLRHYNQVHIGARTYKCQHCTANFKNATNLAYHMAKHTGIRNFKCDICAKAFVHKTELTLHMRTHTGDKPYVCEHCPKSFAHRSNMVTHMRLHSGQLPFKCETCGAKFNSSSHCKQHKQTHIKKAQKAIRLQLKDQNNKNVRASEENQRKSVDICTNQSSSSVQSSEATSSLLRPKTTIVKSVKILPTLNAPPGPNAVLSGDDLQSLIQTSVPPDESESSKVTQLKFKCDQCLQRFKLKSALTKHLRTHTGERPYKCSLCPRTFADASNFKRHKSLHKTATEQLENVSKQYKSTNFLHELQRDKIKSFADGNVSPTHSVASDPDPDGLEAIGRANFISPRSVSDIYDDDSVILDIQNYTEREANQQMPNSSRPSTSASLLKVARRPLASKSPPRLICISYANPANPSDNKMTTFYV; translated from the exons ATGGAGCCATgtgaaaatatatcaaatgaaGAGAAAGTTTGCCGCCTCTGCGGTGAAATGCAGCGCAATATGATGCAACTTTCTGAGGATGATAATCGGGATATTATTTGTTTAGTCGAACGCACTTTGGGATTTATAAACATAAAG tttAGTGCTAATTCTCCGTTACCAATGTGGCTATGTGTGGCTTGTCATTTGGATGCTGAATCTACAGAGAACTTTCTTCTTATGGTGGAGGACGGGCAGCGTAAGTTCCAACAACGGATGCAGGAGTACAGTGAAACAATAGAAAAACCAAGCAAACACAGCAAATCTGAGGGTTTTAAGTGCTCTGAAAATTCATCGGAAATAAATAGCGAATTGGATAACGAAACGACTTTGGGCCATAAAGCCCAAACTGACATAGAAACCTCAGAAACCACACAGCCTTTAAGTAAATATCCTAAACGAGTGAGAAGAAAAACAAGACGATTTCCATGTGATCCCACTCCTGACCTAGAATGGGAACAAGATACTTTAGGATTTGAAACAG CGTCAAAAGGCAGCAATTCGGAAGAGGTAAGCACTGGTACTTTAATCACAATAAAACCGATTGCCGAGCTGCGTTCCGCAAATGGAGCTTCTTTAGCCGAAATAATAGCTGTTAATTCAGAAGCTCCCCATGCAACACCCGCCGATTCAGAGATCCGTTTAATTTGTGAATATTGCAAAGAAGTTTTTACCAAACAATcgcaatttttaaaacatttacgaAGCCATAATGAATCTATTTACGAATGCACGGAATGCACAATTAACTTTGAAACGCTAACTGAATTAAAACAACATCAAACACGTATGGGGCACAAGGGCATGACTATActggcaaaaaataaaactacaaataataaaacgaaTCAAGAAAAAGAATTGACGGGTGAGAAATCCGACGCAACTATAAACATTGTTGTGGATGATGAGGGACATATAACATCCATTGCCTCGGATGTAAATGGAAGAGCTGAGGTGAAAGATTACGGCAGCAATTCAGTAGCTATTGCGGTTGAGCACGTGGAGCAAGATGGAACCGACTTATCTCACAAAAGAAATGCATTTCGATGTTTGAAATGTAACAAACTATACCCAACACGCTACTCAGTATTAAGACATTACAATCAGGTCCATATCGGTGCGCGGACATACAAATGCCAGCACTGCACCGCGAACTTTAAG AACGCAACAAATTTGGCTTACCATATGGCTAAACATACCGGCATACGAAACTTCAAATGTGACATTTGCGCCAAAGCATTTGTACATAAAACCGAATTGACTTTGCATATGCGCACTCACACAGGAGATAAACCTTACGTGTGCGAG caCTGCCCCAAGTCGTTTGCGCATCGCTCCAATATGGTGACCCACATGCGACTGCATTCCGGTCAATTACCATTTAAATGTGAAACATGCGGCGCTAAATTCAACAGCAGCTCGcattgtaaacaacacaaacaaaCGCATATTAAAAAGGCGCAAAAGGCAATACGATTGCAGTTGAAAgaccaaaacaacaaaaatgtgagGGCGTCTGAAGAAAACCAACGGAAATCTGTTGATATTTGCACAAACCAGTCTTCTAGCTCTGTGCAAAGTTCAGAGGCTACTTCATCGCTGCTTAGACCAAAAACCACAATCGTAAAATCTGTAAAAATATTACCGACTCTTAATGCACCACCTGGTCCGAACGCCGTTTTAAGTGGTGACGATTTGCAGAGTCTGATACAAACAAGCGTGCCACCTGATGAATCAGAATCTTCGAAAGTCACACAACTAAAATTTAAGTGTGACCAGTGCTTACAGcggtttaaattaaaatctgcATTAACAAAGCATTTACGCACTCATACGGGTGAGAGGCCTTACAAATGTTCACTCTGTCCGCGTACATTTGCCGATGCATCGAATTTCAAACGTCACAAGTCTCTGCATAAAACCGCCACGGAACAGTTGGAAAATGTCAGTAAACAATATAAGAGTACCAACTTTTTACATGAACTGCAACGTGACAAAATAAAGTCCTTTGCTGATGGAAATGTGTCGCCAACTCATAGCGTAGCTTCTGATCCGGACCCAGATGGCTTGGAGGCGATTGGAAGAGCAAACTTTATTTCACCAAGAAGTGTTAGTGATATTTACGACGACGATAGCGTTATATTGGATATACAGAATTACACAGAAAGGGAAGCCAATCAACAGATGCCAAATAGTAGCAGGCCGTCCACATCTGCGAGTTTGTTGAAAGTTGCACGCCGACCGTTGGCTTCAAAATCCCCACCAAGACTTATTTGTATTTCTTATGCGAATCCAGCGAATCCAAGTGATAATAAAATGACAACGTTTTATGTATAA